In Paenibacillus guangzhouensis, a single window of DNA contains:
- a CDS encoding beta-1,3-glucanase family protein codes for MLIKKRFNRISVVLLAIMMLIQVIVPLASVTAAADYALASDRAYTWLKAQQDLTIGMAGDGMVDSFDDWWDATNRKQIAYTYDQAVAAIAFMLKGDRVRAEKVLTKMSQFQDADGSWINSYWWNNGYGEEIRKHVGPVAWMVMAYMTYEKKYGDLRFQPNVKKALDWAVTFQKANGGISGGRTQWDVPNTWTDEVWTSTEHNEDMYNVLKYYANVFQDRTTIYNNAADGVKNFLDNVVWNDSLKRWNGGWKNNTNLIDPNVPLDVNPWGVLSMGLTGTRDYKQSLAFVDNANGTGTVADPKYVHTLDYDGTNMMTAYDFDWEYDCAEAVTPTGQPNGNKCADIWFEGSAFMSTAHYMNGNTAKANAILDELIKKQGTSGTLLGGLPYSLKGSNNNYWKMSQENCVSSTGWLIIAIARYNPFTGESLTATSSGGAVIPGKIEAESYSNMFDVQTEATTDTGGGLNVGWINTGSWMDYSVNVQNAGNYTVGFRIASPNATGQLQLKNASGQVLTTANIPNTGGWQSWQTVNASVNLPAGNQTLRLYASAGGFNINWLDFTTGGSSSIYSIPASSIPAPTGSGVISLKVMNGTNGAYQDNQIYWGVIGINPSNGKWSYLDVGGNLQPISLALNDAPGHLTKNGVNYANFYHKISDASWVSMPRITSGRMFLCVGTECYIKTYDNGFAGPNIENPTDPNVDVYFDFIEFTVDAAGYHGNTTRVDMFGFPIQHRLVNTAGNYDKTVGELEAETRSGLFVKFANEMPSPFKSLGTVQAPYRIIAPIHGSFAAGGANKNYFSGYSSYSTQDILRCDGALANAQTCAAINRHVFTDSNWNNVGNYYQAAPANYYSKFWHAYGINGLAYGFPYDDVNNQAAYLEIGNPKGLIVRVGW; via the coding sequence ATGCTTATTAAAAAGAGATTTAATCGCATCTCAGTTGTGCTTTTGGCTATTATGATGCTTATCCAAGTGATAGTTCCTTTGGCAAGTGTAACCGCAGCGGCTGATTATGCATTGGCTTCTGATCGAGCTTATACGTGGCTAAAGGCGCAGCAGGATTTAACGATAGGTATGGCAGGCGATGGTATGGTGGATAGTTTTGACGATTGGTGGGATGCGACAAATCGCAAACAAATTGCATACACCTATGATCAGGCTGTAGCGGCGATTGCATTCATGCTCAAGGGTGATCGTGTCAGAGCGGAAAAGGTTTTGACCAAAATGTCTCAATTTCAAGATGCAGACGGATCCTGGATTAACTCTTACTGGTGGAACAACGGCTACGGTGAAGAAATACGCAAACATGTTGGTCCAGTGGCCTGGATGGTTATGGCCTATATGACCTATGAGAAGAAATATGGGGATTTAAGGTTCCAACCTAATGTCAAGAAAGCACTGGATTGGGCCGTAACATTCCAGAAAGCGAATGGCGGAATTTCTGGAGGCAGGACACAATGGGATGTTCCTAATACATGGACGGATGAAGTGTGGACCTCCACTGAGCATAACGAAGATATGTACAATGTGTTGAAATACTATGCAAATGTGTTCCAGGATCGTACAACGATCTACAACAATGCTGCTGATGGAGTTAAAAACTTCTTGGATAACGTCGTATGGAACGACTCGCTAAAACGTTGGAACGGCGGATGGAAAAACAATACGAATCTGATCGATCCTAACGTGCCATTGGATGTCAACCCTTGGGGTGTCCTTTCAATGGGCTTAACAGGTACAAGAGATTATAAACAGTCGCTTGCTTTTGTCGATAATGCTAACGGTACAGGAACTGTAGCAGATCCTAAATATGTACATACGTTGGATTATGATGGCACCAACATGATGACAGCTTATGATTTCGATTGGGAATATGATTGTGCCGAAGCAGTTACACCAACCGGACAGCCAAACGGAAATAAATGCGCGGATATTTGGTTCGAAGGTTCCGCATTCATGTCCACGGCGCATTACATGAACGGCAATACGGCCAAGGCAAACGCCATTTTGGATGAATTAATCAAGAAGCAAGGTACAAGTGGAACTTTATTGGGAGGATTACCATACTCGTTAAAAGGTTCGAACAATAACTATTGGAAAATGAGCCAGGAAAACTGTGTTTCAAGTACAGGATGGCTCATCATTGCCATCGCTCGGTATAATCCGTTTACCGGTGAATCTTTGACAGCTACATCAAGTGGCGGAGCGGTTATTCCTGGGAAAATTGAAGCTGAAAGCTACAGCAATATGTTTGACGTTCAGACAGAGGCGACTACCGATACGGGTGGAGGCTTGAATGTTGGATGGATAAATACAGGGAGTTGGATGGATTATAGTGTAAATGTGCAAAACGCAGGGAATTATACCGTCGGATTCAGAATAGCAAGCCCCAATGCGACAGGTCAGCTTCAATTAAAAAATGCTTCGGGCCAAGTATTAACGACGGCAAACATTCCAAATACAGGCGGATGGCAATCGTGGCAAACCGTGAATGCAAGCGTTAACTTGCCGGCGGGCAACCAAACGCTGAGACTGTACGCATCCGCAGGCGGCTTTAATATCAATTGGTTGGACTTCACGACAGGTGGATCATCTTCAATATACTCGATACCTGCCTCGTCCATACCAGCGCCGACCGGCAGCGGCGTGATATCACTTAAGGTCATGAATGGAACAAACGGAGCTTATCAGGATAATCAGATTTACTGGGGAGTTATTGGGATAAATCCCTCAAATGGAAAATGGAGTTATTTGGATGTAGGAGGGAATTTGCAGCCTATTTCACTAGCGCTTAATGATGCTCCTGGCCATCTAACGAAAAATGGGGTTAATTATGCAAACTTCTATCACAAAATAAGCGATGCATCATGGGTAAGTATGCCGAGAATAACATCAGGTAGAATGTTCCTTTGTGTAGGCACTGAATGCTACATTAAAACTTATGATAATGGATTTGCCGGTCCGAATATTGAAAACCCAACAGACCCGAATGTTGATGTTTATTTTGATTTTATTGAATTTACAGTTGACGCAGCCGGATATCACGGAAACACGACAAGGGTTGACATGTTCGGATTTCCCATTCAACACAGGTTAGTGAATACTGCCGGAAATTATGACAAAACCGTTGGTGAATTGGAAGCTGAAACACGTTCCGGCTTATTTGTAAAATTCGCTAATGAAATGCCTTCTCCATTTAAATCGCTTGGCACCGTTCAAGCTCCTTACCGGATTATTGCTCCAATTCATGGTTCTTTTGCCGCAGGCGGGGCTAATAAGAATTACTTTTCCGGTTATTCGAGTTATTCGACACAAGACATTCTCAGATGCGATGGTGCGTTAGCTAATGCTCAAACTTGTGCTGCAATCAATAGACACGTATTTACAGATAGCAACTGGAACAATGTTGGCAATTATTATCAAGCTGCTCCAGCCAATTACTATTCAAAATTTTGGCATGCATATGGTATTAACGGATTGGCCTATGGTTTTCCATATGACGATGTCAACAATCAAGCCGCTTATCTGGAAATTGGCAATCCGAAAGGTTTAATTGTTAGGGTCGGATGGTAA